A stretch of the Argentina anserina chromosome 6, drPotAnse1.1, whole genome shotgun sequence genome encodes the following:
- the LOC126800921 gene encoding putative F-box protein At3g52320 produces the protein MQKEKEDSGGEMKQSSRLPEEMVVQFLSRLPAKALMRFKCIRKSWSNLINSPVFVAQNLSHSTNNKFSSSTCILSKHTFLKDSNVTEKNEIADILMNANEKKQINLSLLKLRYDHNDDDQEPFSVIEDDFIVPSPLSRYSFALKIAGHCDGIICLLNVDDIALCNPSIKEYIDLPKSCLLLPPKREEDYEDEDEFWDALETETNAVGFGYDSKANTYKVVRVVQVTSGYVFTSHPSRVEVYNLGATCWREINADVLESHVFWSPSCDMYFKGVYYWDAHSYLTPGELKFVILAFDMSNELFYLIYHPEAGRDPIKNLAVWKDSIALISHERDAPTYFDLWLYEDSNCFKGSWTKYFTFGPVEVENPLVFWNSNEILMVTTESRRIISYNLDSQTVKYLPIHGVEEPSYIYAITYVNSIISLK, from the coding sequence atgcagaaagagaaagaagacagCGGAGGAGAAATGAAGCAGTCTTCCAGATTGCCAGAAGAGATGGTCGTACAATTCTTGTCGAGATTGCCTGCTAAAGCATTGATGCGATTCAAATGCATTCGTAAGTCGTGGTCTAATCTAATAAATAGTCCAGTTTTCGTGGCCCAGAATCTTTCTCATTCCACGAACAACAAATTCTCATCTTCCACTTGCATCCTCTCCAAGCATACTTTCCTCAAGGACAGTAACGTCACAGAAAAGAATGAAATTGCTGATATCCTTATGAATGCAAATGAAAAGAAGCAAATCAATCTGTCGTTGCTTAAACTTCGCTACGATcataatgatgatgatcaaGAGCCTTTCTCTGTTATTGAGGACGACTTTATTGTTCCGTCACCTCTTTCTAGATATTCGTTCGCTTTAAAAATAGCAGGTCACTGTGATGGGATTATTTGTCTTCTTAACGTTGACGATATTGCTTTATGCAACCCTTCAATCAAGGAATACATTGATCTTCCAAAGTCTTGTCTTCTTCTCCCTCCCAAAAGGGAAGAAGattatgaagatgaagatgagttTTGGGATGCATTAGAAACTGAAACGAATGCTGTGGGATTTGGCTATGATTCCAAAGCTAATACATACAAGGTTGTTAGAGTTGTCCAGGTTACTTCGGGCTATGTTTTTACGTCACATCCTTCAAGAGTAGAGGTGTACAACTTAGGTGCAACTTGTTGGAGAGAGATCAATGCAGATGTACTGGAAAGTCATGTCTTTTGGTCTCCTTCTTGCGATATGTACTTCAAGGGGGTTTATTATTGGGACGCGCATAGTTATCTTACTCCTGGAGAGTTGAAGTTCGTCATACTTGCATTTGATATGAGTAATGagctattttatttgatataCCATCCAGAGGCTGGACGTGATCCTATCAAGAACCTTGCTGTGTGGAAAGACTCCATTGCTCTTATCTCCCATGAAAGAGATGCTCCTACATACTTCGATTTATGGCTATATGAAGACTCTAATTGCTTTAAAGGTTCGTGGACAAAATACTTCACTTTTGGACCTGTAGAAGTGGAGAATCCTCTAGTATTTTGGAACAGTAACGAGATTCTTATGGTGACTACTGAAAGCAGACGTATAATTTCTTATAACCTTGATAGCCAAACGGTCAAGTATCTCCCAATTCATGGAGTTGAAGAGCCTAGTTATATTTATGCTATTACGTATGTAAATAGCATTATTTCATTGAAATGA